Sequence from the Notamacropus eugenii isolate mMacEug1 chromosome 6, mMacEug1.pri_v2, whole genome shotgun sequence genome:
ATATAATTAAACAAGTCTTCCTATCTCCAATGTCAACCCTCTAGGTAGTAAGCTACCCagccccctctctcttttctataTTGATAATCAGTTAATATCATCTTTAGAccttaataagggccagagcctgaacTAATTCACCAGATGAGCCTGAATTTACCAGATGAGCCTGGACTTAACAGCTTCTTTGTTccctgaagtaaactcagagaatacctcttcctatgtcaacacaGTCAGATGGGGGCTGACTTaacattttccctcttttcataACAATTAGGCATGATACCTTAACccgagacactatcttgaataatgagacttttttatcttaatatttttattttatagacacATACCATGTTATGAGATGTTcatgataaagaaaacaaatatccTGGGCTGTAATTTCAACTGACACTTTGTTAACTGTGTTATTGTATTTATCACCTATTcagttaagaaaattcctttctcataatatggttaaacatatggagatcataaatttgagtAACACAAACATGCTGAGTTGGGATtgttctaaaacatatttaagcctGGTGATTCTTGTTAACAGTCAGTCTGAACTTACATTTTGGCTCCTCGAATGTACAAGTTCAATAGCTTCGGCTACCTTTAAGGGATTAAAACAATATGAAGGTACATATCACCTAGTCCGTCTCTTTTAACCAAATGTTCAGGTAGACAagatataatacatacacaatataacaatattattatataatataataatatattataatatatactatatataataaagtataatattatatattattataattatataatataatgatatatcatatatcatatataatattacatattatattatatattataatattatatacataattgGATATATGATCTACACAGCAtatgacacacacatatacacagcaccccaaacctcaattCTAAGAGTTGAGAGTTTTGTAAGCCTCTATCCACATGctggtaaaaaaacaaacaccaaaaaaaacccaacctggTGGTTCTCTCCAAAAAGGAACCTCTTGATTTTCCTTACCATCCACCAAGCGAGTGGTTTCGGTTTCCCGGAGGATTTCTTTAGAACACACCTCCACACGATGGCCGTCCTCCTCTGCCCCCCAATACAAAAGAAACACGTGTGAAGTCCGTCCCACTCAAAAATGCTGGCTTACGGGCTGCGGCGGGCTAGCTCCTGAGGCCGGCCAGCTCCTGAGGCCGGCCAGCTCCTGGGGCCGGCCAGCTCCTGAGGCCGGCCAGCTCCTGAGGCCGGCCAGCTCCTGAGGCCGGCCAGCTCCTGAGGCCGGCCAGCTCCTGAGGCCGGCCAGCTCCTGAGGCCGGCCAGCTCCTGAGGCCGGCATGTCTGTGAAGGCTAGCTTCTCCAGGGATGGCCCCAGCCGTAGCCAAGCCTGCGGGCTGCTCCTTCTGTTTCCTCTGATCGTCCAAGTCCTGCTATTTTCTGCCACTTACTTCTACTTCACTAATGAGCTGAAACAGGTCAGTACAGAGGGCTGGGGAAGCCCGAGCTTGCAGAGAGCTTGGCTTGGTGCTGGGCAACGGCCATCTgtgtccctccccttccctccctgggcTCCCAGTCCCAACAGATGccagggggtgggggcagggttggAGGTGGGGTGGTCTTGACATTCCTGCACTGGGGCATCTTGAGAGTCATCTCTCCCCTGGGAGGCTgagctctctccctcccccaacctcgCTGCGGTAAATTCTGAAAGTCTCCAAACTGGGCACCAGAGGGGAGTAGTTACTCCGACACAGTAGAAACAGGAAAGTTGCCAAGCCCTCCCTAATCCTGCGGGTTGTTGCAAGCTTGCCCGATGCCTGAATGCCTAGTCAGCTTTGTTCTTTTCTCTGGGGGCTTGGACGTCTATCAGCAACATGACCTTGGGGATTTTACAAAATGACGGGACCACCTAAGGTGTGACCCTCTGAGGTCCCCTGACAGCTCTTACCTGCACTGTGCAGATTTTTGTGGCTTTTGGACACACTCACCTTGACCTTTACCCAACCCCCTTAAGTACTGGCTGCTGAACCATTCAACCAAAGAGAATCTAGAAGTGCAGTGGATacaatgctgaacttggagtcgaGTCTAGACTCCAAATGCAGGTTCAGTGGTCTTCCTTGCTGGGGCATTCTggccttaacttctgtctgcctcagtttcttcatctgcaaaatgtgtctgataacagcacttacctcccagggtactggtgaggatcaaatgaagtgataTTTGTAAAAGAGATTTGGAAATTTCAATGTTATAAAATGCTCGCTCTCTCTCTGAACAGTTTCAGACTAATGTGAACCAGTCCCTAGTGACTAGCAGACCATCTGCTACCTGGTCTGCATTTCTTGTACCACAAAACACCCAAGCAATCAACAAGAAtatattaaggacttactatgtgtgAATTTGTCTGTCTTCACAGAGTGTTTATGGAGAGCTAGAGTACGTgtgtaagatatatacagaatcaATCCATGGtgatggggagggggagcagcCATGACTGGGGCGTTAGGAAAGGTCTCTTGAGTCTCTGGAGAACTGATCCCTAGGGGTTTCAAGAGGGGCATTTGAGTAGGGAAGGTATTCTaagcaggaaagacttcctgggCAAAGCCTCAGAGACCAGAGGTGGGATGTCAAGCTGCCTTGTGTTTATCTACAAGGAAGGAATAGATGGTTTTTGGGAAGTGTCTTTGTTCTGAGTGCgtagcacagagtaagtgctttaATGCATGTTTGTTGACTCACGGATTGGCAACTGGTATTTATTGACATTCTAGTAGCTCAAAAAATAGGGCACCTGCAAAGGGCATGTGACTTCTTACCAAACTAGTTACTCTGCTAATATTTAAAGAAGGGCATTGATTAGATTGAAATTATGCAAAGTGGCTCTATCAGAATGCTGAAAGGCTCCCTGTTACTTTCCACATATTAATAATGTTAGCATTTATATGAGGCTgggagatttgcaaagcactttacaaatattaagttatttttttctcacaacagccttggcaggtgggtgctattattatccccattttgtagaggaagaacctgagatagacagaggttaaaCGGCTTGGctgggatcacacagttaataagcagCTGAGTCCAGATTagtttcaggtcttcctgactccagatccagtctCTAACTATTAAGCCAGTTAGCTGCCATAAAGATACATAAAGATTATTTAGAGGAACCAAGGTCTACTTACCTtgaaaaagggaagggggggaggggcttaggatagtttttttaattgttctttttaaaaaattgatttggtattttatttttcctgttacatgtaaaaacaatttttaacatttgtttttaaaacttttgagttccaaattctattcctttcctccctccatcctccccctcattgagaaggcaagcaattcgatataagtatacatgtgtagacatgcaaaacatttccatattattcatgtaatgaaagaaaacatagatatggtagttatttttcagtatttgaaggattgtctgcttggtcccagagatCAGAAGCAGGAACCATGGGTGGAAGATGCTAATTCAATCTTTGTGTAAGAAAGAGCTTACACAGAGCCATCAAAATGTGGGCCGGGCTGCACTGGAAGGGGGTGGCAGGTACAGGCTGCATGACCATTTGgttgaggattttctttttcagttatggattggactaggtggTTTCTGAGATCCCTACAGCTCTGAAAATCGAATTCCGATCTCCTATCACTCCTTGAAATTTGGAGCTCCCCTTTATACCCATGACCAACTAAAGACAAAGCCTCTTCTCATCCCCCCACCACTTTCTTTAAGATCATTTAAACCATCTTTCAGTAGCTTCATCACTTAGACAACGAATCTTCTTTGCTTTATCCTCAGACTTCTAAAACAGTGATTCTCTCAATGAAGATGTTTCAATAGCAGCGCAGATCCTGAACTGGTTACTTGAAAGGGGTGaaaattttccccccttttttgtctttggcacagtaccttgcacatatgCTTGTGGAATTTAATTGACTTCTAAATGAAATTCACATGGTTTTGGATGCATATGTCTCCAAGAGAGGTGCTGTGTTATAGTGGATAGGGAAGCAACATGTgtgttctgggttcaaatcttaaaTCTGACATGTACTATAGGGGTAGGTCCCATAACTTCTTAGGGAACCAGGGAATTCTCTATAGAGAGTGCTGATCTATGTTGGTAGAGACAGTTTCTTCACCAAGAGTTGCCTGCACCAATGGAATCACAGACCCTAACCAAcccaccttctccttccccaccaaaGTTTCTGTAACAAGAAGCAATATGTCGCACTATGATGAGCACTAGAACACCTTCCGGGTTCacaaggacctcacattctaatgtaGAGGGTGGGGGCAGGAAACTACACATAGAGGAGGGCTCTTATTTATGTTTAATTCAGGACAGatggaaaaataagataatattttggTAAGTATCTGGGACTATGGAAAGATCTTCTAGAGGATCTTGGGGGGAAAATGGCAGAGGACATGGTCCCCTACAGAGAGGACTGTGGGAGTAAGGGTGAGTGGAGTGCAACTCTAGGATATCTCCAGGAAAGACAGGGGATGGAGGGACCAGTCTTCAGCTGATGATAGATGTTCCATACAAAGTAGAAACTAGGCAGTGGAGTAAAGGGTTGAGAAAAGAATCAGTTGGAGGTTCTCAACTAAGTAACTAGTTTCACTTCCTGCTAGTCGTTGGAGGGTGgggcaaggggaaaaaaatagggtGTGGACAATGCAAAGTTTATTTATGAAATGGAAACTATTTGTGACTGTGCTTCTAAAGGATATACAGGAATACAGCTCCTAATGGTCTTATGATATAACTTCCCAGCTGACCCAGCTACAAGATGCCAATTCTCAAAGTAGCCTGGCATGCCTTACAAAGGAATACTTGGGAGCCGAGAAGGGTGATAGAGACCCCAGTGGTGATGCAGAGCAAATAGACTTCCTGTGCCTACAGTTCAGATGGCAGCTCCAGCAGCTGATTAGAAAGGTAGGTCggttcagtcaacaagcatttgctgtTGTGCTCTCAGGCATGGCTTAAGGGGCTGATCTCACCAAACTATGAACAAAACAATCTTGCCTAGaattctaaataaaattatttgatcATATTTGCAGGAGCTTTTGACAATCTATGAGGACTCTTCTACAAGTCAAGGTAGAAACAATTTTCATTGGAATTCCATGTttacttaaaaaaagagaatgaattttcTTCATCATCAGATCATCTATACTCCAATATGGTGGGAAACCTTTTCATCTGCTTCTATCCACTTGTATCCCTTAATTCCATCCGCTGATCTAATAAATGGCCTTTCTTTATCTATGAACCCTTTCCTCCACCATCAACTAAACCCCTTCCCAGCGGAAACATACACCTCGACCTTGCCAAATCCACTCTGCATCCCTAGTGGGGACAATCATTCTTTTGCAACCagaccccacatggggtcactaAAGAAAAAGCACTTAGGAAATCTCAAAACACTTCCTAAATGTGAGTTGtgattttaaatcttatttttctttgtgactttCATTGTTCCTATTGTCTGTGGGATGCCCAGGACCCAGTGGGTTCTCCTTTGGCAGCAGCTGGATGTTCACTTAATCATAGATGGAGAGCTGGGAGGCCACTGATTCTAACCCTttcaattttaaagatgagaaaactgaggctgagggaggttagTTAAGTGACTCCCAGTGTCACACTTCTAGGAGGAATGTGAagcaagattttaactcaggctTTGTTGACTCAGTCTATCAACTGCTCCACCTAGCTATTCAGTTAAGACCCTTGGATGAACATTTGGAGTTAGATGACCTTTCAGCTCCAGAATTCAGTGATTTTGTGATAAAGCTTGTTTCATTTACTTATACTGTGGCTCCCCTGAGTCCTCCTGGTTgctctgattttgtttttcttttcaagtctaTGATATCATCCCTTCAGAAGACTCTCACTATAAAAGTCTTTGTAGTCTCATTGAGCTGCCTGGGAAACTGAAGGATTGAGGAACTTAATCAGGGTCCCAGAACAAATAGATGCCAGAGataagacttgaatccaagtgCATTTGGCTCCAAGGCCAGGCCTCTCCCCACTAAGCCATCCAGCTACTATCACCAACTGATTATTTCATAGGAAGTGGAGCCAAGTCTGTCACATCTCTCTATTGTGTGTCTGCATGTAGAGCATCTGGGCTGTCCTTTATGTGGCCTTCCTGGGGATGCAGGGAAGAGCAGTTGAGCCAaagagaggtgaggaaagagaaccTCAGAATGACTGCAGGTGTTGTCTTCTCAGGTTTTATTTAGCCCTGATCTCAGTCAGGAAGTATCTGATGAGGGGACAGTCTACTTTTCTGcggaaggaaggaaatcccattGAGGAGGAAAGAGATGCTGAGGATGCTCAGACAGAGTAACTGGTCACTTGCACCAAAGCCAAGAGTGTTTGACACCCGAACCATATAGTTCCCAAGTTGTTTCCCATGGAGTTGTTATTtcatgtatattttctttttcctttttaatatactttcattaaatatttccaatacatgtaaaataatttttaacattaatttttttttaaattttgtgttcaaattctcttttctccttcccctgcttcctcctttaaaaggaaagcaatttgatatcagttatacCTGAGTGGTTATGAGAACATAATTCCATATTagctgtgttgcaaaagaaagcacagaccaaaaaactcaagaaaaataaagaatatttcaTACAAATTTTCAAACTCAAGAGGATGTCTCTCTCTTCAAAATTATTCTTCAATTAGTGGTAGATATTATAGGTCTCTTCCTTGCCATTCAAAGACCTTACTTGATTCCCCAAACACATTTTGGGAGTGTAACATGGAACTGAGAGGAAGCTTGGCATAGTAGATATAGGGGGCCCTTCAGAGACAAAAAGATCTGGATTTAGGTCCTACCTGACACACATGCTTGATGTATGACTGACCATAAGTAATTCAcctaacctctcaatgccccagggAATTCCCCAAAGCTAGTGGAATTTCTGAATACCACCattgggggaaatattttatgtgcAAGAAAATTTCTTTCACCATAATGCGTATTCAAGCCAGATGACTAATGTAAGCTAGTTACAAGAAACTTCATATTTAGAAATAGCTAGTGATAGAGGTTTGCAAAATGACTaacacattttatctcatttgatcctctcaataacTGTAGGATGAagatgctattattctcatttcacagatgaggaaaatgaggctgagagagaacttgagagagatttgtttagggtcacaaAACTAAACTTCCAAGGCAGgattatgaactcaggtcttcttgactccaggtcctgagTTCTAACTACTGCACCACCACCCTGCAGCCTGTTTAATGCCAAAATCCAAACATCTTGAGACAATAGGAGGCATTTTCAGTTACTCAGCAATTCCGAAAGTTGCATTCCAATGAGTCTGAAGATACCTTTGGATCTTATAGGTACAGCAATGTGCTTTAGGCCTTGGTTGTTTCTACCAAGCTAGAAGGGCTAGGAATGCAGGTGGATGATGTTGTCCTAAGACAAACCCAGCTAAGTTTGGGGAGGGTCATTACTCAATGGTGGTCCACAATGAgatgagtttcctcaactgtgaaatagataataatagtatctacctcataggattgttgtgaggataaaatgagaaaatatttgtaaaagctctGTATACgcagtaggcagttaataaaaatgcttgttccctctccccccaacttCCCTTCCCTGCTCTACTGAATGATGAGATTCTCTTACAACTTTTAAGATCTTTTCAACTGGCATCTGTCCACTTTAAGGTTAATTTCAGAGTATGGACCAGTGCACTAACCATTCTCTGTTCCCTTCTAGATAAGAAGCAGAATAACTCTTCTGGAGccagagaaaagttaaatgagagcACTATCCAGAGAGTAGCAGCTCATCTCACTGGAAACAGGCAGATGAGTTCTACCTTTGCTAGAAGTAAGAGACTCACGTAacatgtgtttgtttgtttgtttgtttcatttcaaCTCAGTTTGATTATACCAAGTGATAGCAGTTTGCAAGGATCTGGGCTaagatggggatagaaagaagaaaggagctGATCGTCTAATGGGGGCGGGTAGAGAGAGGGTTTAAGACAAACATGCAAAATGAGCACCGTATAAAGTAGAAAGCAAAGATCCAGAAAAAAAGCTCTgagaaaatttgaggaggaagatagCAATTTTGGCTGGAAAGAGGTGAGGGCAGGCTTCATGAGGAAAGCAGCCTTAAGAGGGGCATCAAAGaaatagtcttttttaaaattgtttttaatttgaatttaatgaacactaataaaataaaatgaaagagggtGTTTTCATATACAAAGCTGAACAGGAAAAGAGGGTAAGTGAAAACATGAATCTCTTACATatagctttctttaaaaaatacacataataAATTCAACCTCATGCTTTCAAAGGTGTCCTAGttgtctgtttccttctgaacttccttctctgGTGGGAGCTTtcaaaaatgcttcaatgactcTGTTTTCTAAGAAAGAGAATTTCAATGGATGGACATGAGGAAAGAAGGCATTCTATCCATAGAGGGTAGCCTGCATATTCACAGAGATGGCAGAGCTCAGTGAATAACCAATAGTACACATTGGAACATAGAATATATGGAAGGGAGACATGTGAAATGAGGTAAATTGGAGTGTGTCCCTGGAGGACCTGAAATCCCAGGCTAAAGAGTATGTCTGTTGTCCTAGGTATAACAGGGCACATAGGtagtgctgcagtggatagagtgccagacctggagtcagagaatctcattttcctgagttcaaatctggcctcagacgcttactagatgtgtgaccctggacaagtcacttcactctgtttgcctcagttttatcacttgtaaaatgggttggagaagaaaatggcaaaccactcttgtatcttaaccaagaaaatcccaaatgaggatacgaagagttggacatgactgaaatgactcaaagtTCCAATAGAAGTAGTTTTTCAGCAGGTCAGACCTGTGAATGTGGCCTTGGATGATTTTGGCAGCTAGAAGAAGGGTAGATTAGAGCAGGGATTGAGGTAGGGAGATCATCTAGGAAGCTGTTGTGATAGTCCAAGGGAGGGATGATGAATGCTTGAACAAAGTTAGTAGCTGTGTAAGTCAAGAGTAGGGGACAAAGTTGAGGGATACTGAGAAGGTAGCACTGCCACGAGTTGGAAAATCATTAGCTGAAAGGTATGTGAGAAAGGCAAAATGACCTTGAGGATatgagtgttggacttggaatcagaggacctaggttcaactCTGAGTTCTATCACTTATTACCCTTGGGATAATCATCCACCATATCTGACACTGATTATCTTCAATTGCAAAAGGAGGGAGTTTGGACAAATGACCTCAgagattccttccatctctaaatctctgGTCCCATCCTCAGAGATATGATAAAGCATCAATCAGAGATGAATAAAAGAACACCAAAGTAGTGAAGGTCAGGTGGATGGACTTTTTTAGTAGATTCAGTCAATGTGGTTTTGTGACTTATGAACTCGTGAGATGGAGCAAGTAGAGAAGGGTTTGGGAGGGCTAATGCAGATTCAAGGGTTGTCTAATCTGGTAATACAAGGACCTGGGATGGAAGCCAGTACCTTGTTGAAATGGTTAATTATATAGGTTCAACactgaaaggaaggaagcaaagacagAACTGAGGTGACTGATTAGAAGAACATCCATGTAGAAGGCACTTGAGTTTATCGTCATCAGTGATATGCTTCTCATGTGCCTAGGCACTGTGCAGGCTGAGGATGAAGAGGAGTATTTGCAGGAGTAAGATAATGGGGCAAGTAAAGGCTAGGAGTATGTGGTTAGGGAGGGGAATTCTGACATTTAAACCAAAATCCACCAAGGTATGTGCCTGAAGGCCACATATCTcctgaatatttctttttcagatcCCATGGCAGCCCGTGCTCAGTGTAGGCAAATTTGGCTTACTTGCTCCCCTCAACCAAGGCAAACCTGAAAAATAAGCAAAGCTTTACACATTATTTATTACATCTTCTATATTGGCAtactatacattatatattttttcatatgttggACTCTTCTATAGAGAACATCCTGTATAGATCTTATTTGCAcatctttgttttaaaaagttatccattttatttagttcttaaaaattaaattctatttttttcaagcaATGAAAAcctgccttttcttcctttcacttctcCAAACTCTCTTCCCCATTTTCATCTGTTTTTAACAATGCCTCAGTCTATGGCCATTGGTCTTCTATTCATGTCAActaatcaatccatcaacaaatatttgttaaccaCTTACTATGTTCAAGACTGTACTAGGTTCAGGGAAAACAATGGCATCATTCAAAACCAGCTACTTTTACTTAAAGTCATACCTGTAAAATATGCAATCTCCTCTTTGTAGCCTTCAATGATCTGTGCAGCTGACCTCCCTCTCCAATTATCCTAGAGACCTTTggatttctcttttccccagCTGCAATCAACCTTGTTTAGAATTTAGTGTCTTCTTCCTCCAAATTCCATTGTGTTAAGAGCTGgctttggaggcaggaaggaCCTGTTTAAATCACACATCAGTCACATCCTGGTTGTGTTGACTCCAAATAAGTCATGGAGTCTCATTACCCCAAGATGACTCTGAAAGTGAATTCTCACAACTGAGAAGGTGCTGTCCAGAACTGAAAGTGGGAGTTTCCTGCCTTGATGGAATCATCTGTACAATCCCTGTACCTACATTTTGCGCACACTTTTTCTTGTATATGTGGGctcccccattaggatgtaaactccttgaaggcagggattattttgtttttgtctttggcaCTTAgaacagttcctggaacatagtgggTGCTTGATACATGGTGGTTGAATGATATA
This genomic interval carries:
- the TNFSF10 gene encoding tumor necrosis factor ligand superfamily member 10, whose product is MSVKASFSRDGPSRSQACGLLLLFPLIVQVLLFSATYFYFTNELKQLTQLQDANSQSSLACLTKEYLGAEKGDRDPSGDAEQIDFLCLQFRWQLQQLIRKELLTIYEDSSTSQDKKQNNSSGAREKLNESTIQRVAAHLTGNRQMSSTFARSSLLGRAPGWKINYWETSRKGHSFLHNVNVLDGELIISQTGYYYIYSQTYFRFQELERSSVSTLREERSKHPKQLVQYIYKVTSYPEPILLLKSVKTSCWSKDSEYGLYSIYQGGVFELKKNERIFVSVSNEKLIDMDKEASFFGAFLIG